The Coffea eugenioides isolate CCC68of chromosome 8, Ceug_1.0, whole genome shotgun sequence genome has a segment encoding these proteins:
- the LOC113780780 gene encoding LRR receptor-like serine/threonine-protein kinase GSO1, translated as MTGCTAMKRLSLGTDQSALLALKAHITSERQEFLSKNWSSAAAASSVCDWIGVQCSSRRQRVTALNISNMGLTGTIPPDLGNLSFLVSLDLRNNSFHGNLPEELSHLRRLRFVRLTSNNFTGEIPMWFGHFPELQFLFLDSNGFSGFIPSSISNSSKVEALTLRGNFLEGNIPEKMGNLSVLKDLSLSGNYLVGQIPLSLCKFSQLQSLDLSSNRLSGHIPKEIGNLEKLTYLSLMTNNFTGAIPREIGKLRGLKVLMLGRNNLTGTIPQEIGNLQNLQGLNLEWNQITGSIPKEIGNLTMLTELYFANNSLIGTMPREMGSLCQLENLQLPYNGLNGSIPPGIFNLSALRNIHLASNLLSGNLPRDLGYRLPKLLFIELAGNNLGGVIPVSITNCSQLIILELSINGFTGSIPDALGDLRLLQYLDLYGNNLTSDPTSMELSFITSLTKCKNLVYLELGPNPLNGLLPASIGNLSATLQELSIGSSGIKGTIPSQTGNLTNLILIDLQSNHLIGGIPTAFKNLQNLQGLTVGDNNLNDTLDKLCNLHSLTSVDLTTNQFSGSIPECFGNMTSLRDLELGNNFLAYAIPNSFWNLKDLLQLNLSSNSLNGSLPLEVGTLKAVTSIDISANQFSGDIPSTTGGLQNLLILNFSQNQFHGSIPESFGNMLSLQGLYLSHNNLSGFIPKSLEALRFHVPSCPRTNSIQRSRTKKVLLFAFAPLGLASVVVAALAIVFRRYWKKYQDSKGTNMVLVPMQERVSHYELLRATDGYSEINLLGIGSFGSVYKGILNDGRSIAVKVFNLELEGVLKSFDAESEVLKNLRHRNLLKVISGCWNQDFRALVLAYMCNGSLEKWLYSDNYFLDTLQRLNILIDVASAVQYLHEEYSTPVIHCDLKPSNVLLDEDMVAHVSDFGIAKMLEKEESFAWTKTLATIGYIAPEYGSEGLISAKCDVYSYGIMLMEVFSRRKPNDEMFAGNLNLKSWINNSLPNSILRVIDAKLLQREDENFTEKLEVLSSILELALKCVCESPRERVSMKVTLETLKKIKLKFLRVMEVDS; from the exons ATGACCGGCTGCACAGCCATGAAAAGATTAAGTTTAGGCACTGATCAATCCGCTCTTTTAGCCCTGAAAGCCCATATCACTTCAGAACGGCAAGAATTCTTGTCAAAAAACTGGTCTTCTGCAGCTGCTGCATCCTCTGTCTGTGACTGGATAGGAGTCCAATGCAGCTCTCGACGCCAAAGAGTGACTGCTTTAAATATTTCAAACATGGGACTCACGGGCACAATACCTCCGGATTTGGGAAACCTCTCCTTTCTTGTTTCTCTTGATCTGAGAAATAACTCCTTCCACGGAAATCTGCCCGAAGAGTTGTCACACCTGCGCCGCCTGAGGTTTGTCAGGTTAACCTCTAACAACTTCACTGGAGAGATTCCAATGTGGTTTGGTCACTTCCCAGAACTCCAGTTCTTGTTTCTGGACAGCAATGGTTTTAGTGGTTTTATTCCTTCTTCAATCTCAAACTCGTCAAAAGTGGAAGCTTTAACTCTAAGAGGCAATTTTCTGGAGGGTAATATTCCAGAAAAGATGGGAAATCTTTCAGTCCTCAAGGATCTGTCTCTATCTGGGAATTATTTAGTTGGTCAAATACCATTGAGTTTATGCAAGTTTTCTCAACTTCAATCGCTAGACTTGTCATCCAACAGGTTAAGCGGGCACATACCTAAAGAAATTGGAAATCTGGAGAAGCTTACCTATTTATCCCTCATGACTAACAACTTCACAG GTGCAATTCCCCGAGAGATTGGCAAACTGCGGGGTTTGAAGGTTCTCATGTTGGGGCGTAACAACTTGACAG GTACGATTCCACAAGAGATAGGCAATCTGCAAAACCTGCAAGGGCTCAATTTGGAATGGAATCAAATCACGGGAAGCATTCCAAAAGAAATCGGGAATTTGACGATGCTTACTGAGCTCTACTTCGCCAACAACTCCTTGATAG GTACAATGCCACGAGAGATGGGTAGCCTTTGCCAACTCGAGAATCTTCAGTTACCTTATAATGGCTTGAATGGCTCCATTCCCCCTGGGATCTTCAACCTCTCAGCATTGCGGAATATTCACCTTGCATCTAATCTTCTATCGGGAAATCTTCCGCGGGATCTAGGATACAGACTGCCCAAGTTATTATTCATAGAGCTTGCTGGGAATAACCTTGGTGGAGTTATACCAGTGTCCATTACAAATTGTTCCCAATTAATAATCCTAGAACTTTCAATTAACGGATTCACTGGTTCCATTCCTGACGCCCTCGGGGACCTTAGACTTCTGCAATATCTAGATCTGTATGGCAACAATTTAACAAGTGATCCTACATCTATGGAGCTGAGCTTCATCACTTCATTGACAAAATGCAAAAACTTGGTTTATTTAGAGCTGGGCCCAAACCCGTTAAATGGGCTTCTTCCAGCTTCCATTGGGAATCTCTCTGCTACTCTACAGGAATTGTCTATAGGTTCCAGTGGAATCAAAGGCACCATACCAAGTCAAACTGGCAACTTGACCaatttgatattgattgatctACAATCGAATCACTTGATCGGAGGTATTCCAACAGCATTCAAAAATCTACAGAACCTGCAAGGTTTGACCGTGGGAGATAATAATCTTAACGACACCTTAGATAAACTTTGCAATTTGCATAGCTTGACTTCAGTAGATCTGACCACAAACCAGTTTTCTGGGTCTATACCAGAATGCTTTGGTAATATGACTTCTCTTCGGGATCTTGAACTAGGAAACAACTTTTTAGCCTATGCCATACCTAATAGTTTTTGGAACCTCAAAGATCTTTTGCAGTTGAACTTATCCTCAAACTCCCTTAATGGTTCCTTGCCTCTTGAAGTTGGAACTCTGAAAGCTGTAACATCTATAGACATATCAGCGAATCAATTCTCTGGTGATATTCCTAGCACAACAGGTGGTTTGCAAAACCTGttgattttaaatttctccCAAAACCAATTTCATGGATCTATCCCAGAGTCATTTGGCAATATGCTCAGCTTACAAGGACTTTACTTATCGCATAACAATCTTTCTGGCTTCATACCAAAGTCATTGGAGGCACTTCG GTTTCACGTGCCATCTTGCCCAAGAACTAATTCAATTCAAAGGTCAAGAACCAAAAAGGTGCTTCTATTTGCATTTGCTCCTCTGGGACTCGCTTCTGTGGTTGTCGCGGCCTTAGCAATTGTCTTCAGAAGATATTGGAAGAAATATCAGGATTCTAAAGGAACAAACATGGTATTGGTGCCAATGCAAGAAAGAGTTTCGCACTATGAACTTCTTCGAGCAACTGATGGGTACAGTGAAATCAATTTGCTTGGCATTGGGAGTTTTGGATCTGTTTACAAGGGGATTCTCAATGACGGAAGGTCTATTGCTGTAAAGGTTTTCAATTTGGAATTGGAAGGAGTACTCAAGAGCTTTGACGCAGAGTCTGAAGTACTGAAGAACCTTCGCCATCGAAATCTTTTGAAGGTCATCAGCGGTTGTTGGAACCAGGATTTTAGGGCCTtggtgcttgcatacatgtgcAATGGAAGCCTTGAGAAATGGCTGTATTCTGACAATTATTTCTTAGATACTCTACAGAGATTGAATATATTGATAGATGTGGCAAGTGCAGTGCAATATCTCCACGAAGAATATTCGACGCCTGTGATTCACTGTGATTTGAAGCCCAGTAATGTCTTACTTGATGAGGATATGGTTGCCCACGTCAGCGACTTTGGTATTGCAAAAATGCTGGAAAAGGAGGAAAGCTTTGCATGGACCAAGACCTTAGCTACAATTGGCTACATTGCTCCAG AGTATGGATCTGAGGGGTTGATATCCGCAAAATGTGATGTTTATAGCTATGGAATCATGCTGATGGAAGTTTTTTCAAGAAGAAAGCCTAATGATGAGATGTTTGCTGGAAATTTGAACTTGAAGAGTTGGATAAATAATTCTCTGCCTAATTCGATTCTTCGAGTTATTGATGCCAAGTTGTTGCAGCGTGAGGATGAAAATTTCACTGAGAAGCTGGAAGTTTTATCGTCAATCTTGGAATTGGCCTTAAAATGTGTCTGTGAATCTCCAAGGGAGAGAGTTAGTATGAAAGTTACGCTGGAGACACTGAAGAAGATCAAACTCAAATTCTTGCGGGTCATGGAGGTCGATTCGTAG